In the Scylla paramamosain isolate STU-SP2022 chromosome 21, ASM3559412v1, whole genome shotgun sequence genome, CCCAGGGGCACTTGCGGGTCTCTGCCTGCCGTTCCCCCTCCTGCACTGAGGCATCACTGTCGGACACCATCAAGTGGGACTGTTGGGGAGAGAGTCACATGGGGAATGGAGTCTAAATTAAACCTAATAAAATTAAACACAATCTAAATCAAACATAAGACCACTGCCATCATTCTAACACTGCCCTCCCATGTTCCTCTCATCCCCTCACCTCCTGTCCCTCCATTTTCATGTCCATATCAGGTGCATGCATGTCTGTGTTGCGGTGGTTGTCCTGGCCAGCCATGTCCAAGCTGTTCTGGTAGAAGTTGAGATTGGCGGCAGGTTGACCGTTCAGTTTGGGGGCTGGGAATGCGTCCACAGCAGGCTCAGGCACAGAAGCTGTACGCCAGTTTCCACCGCGACCTGAAGTatatagatgaaaggaaaaaaataaaggaatagagagaaggagaaaggaaaaacatgaatgaaattgagatggaaaaaaaaaaacaagggaaaaaaaatgaatgaagcaaagaaaatataaagtacaaaacaaataataaagttCCCACTATTTGCCATCTTCTTCATAAatcaacactcacacacacacacacacacacacacacacccagaaacATCTCTCAATGTccctgtttgtctctttctctctctatctttgtcAGTCTatccctgtctctgtctgtctctctgtcagtgtatgcctctttgtctgtctaaccctgcctctgtctatctctctctctgtcaatgtatgcctctctctctctctgtctgtctaaaactctctctctctctctctctctctctctgcatctctgtcagtctatccctccctctccctctctctgtctgtctgtctgtctgtctgtctgtctgtctcacaaatactcacacacactcacttggtTGGCAGGTTGATCCTCTTCACGGCATACTCATtctcagttaggttaggttaagttaggtagagagagagagagagagagagagagagagagagagagagagagagagagagagagagagagagagagagagagagagagagagagagagagagagagagagagagagagagagagagagagagagagagagagagagagagagagagagaaatagacagacagagagatgtaaagatagagagatagaaaacagagaggagagagataaaaagacatagagagactgatagacagattaatggataggtagatagatggatagatggatagatagatcaatagacagatagataggtagacagatagactgattgatagatacatatatggatgaaaaagTCAGATAGGAAAgcaagcacaacaacaacaacaacaacaacaacaacaacaacaacaacagacaagcaacataaacaacagcaacaaacacacatatataaccactacatacacacacacacacacacacacacacacacacacacacacacacacacacacacacacacacaccctgaaacATCTCTcaatgtctctgtttgtctctttctctctccatctctgttATTTTATCcctgtctctatctgtctctctgctaGTGTATGCCTCTTTGTCTGTCTAACCCtgcctctgtctatctctctctgtcaatgtatgcctctctctctctctctgtctgtctaaaactctctctctctctctctctgcatctctgtcagtctatccctccctctctctctctctctctgtctgtctgtctgtctgtctgtctgtctcacaaaTACTCACTTGGTTGGCAGGTTGATCCTCTATCCACGTGCAAGTCCCTGTACAAAAAACACCTGCctattttcacctgtcatccccatccataaatctgactGTCTTCTTTTAaggctctctaatgactcagcaatACAGGAGCGTTGAAAGATGGTTAGACACATTTGAGTGATGTGTGAATAAAGGCTGAGGAAAGTGTCTtcataaaaagagaaattattGAATATTCTGTGCAAGAACTGAGATGAAaaactatcttcctcctcttcttcttcacaaaCAATGCAGTCTCTCACCCAATATGGAAGCAAATGTGCATGATCTGTGACGTCCCTTCATCCatgactgtctcctcctcctcctcctcctcctctgtggtgGGGCGGTTCCAGGGGCGACTCAGGTTAAGCTGGTTGGTTAGGTTTTGTCTGCGTAGAGGTAGTAACCCTTGTCTGGCAGagcagaagttaggttaggttaagttaggctgcgttaagttaggttaggtaaggttacgttaagttaggttaggttaagttaggtagagagagagagagagagagagagagagagagagagagagagagagagagagagagagagagagagagagagagagagagagagagagagagagagagagagagagagagagagagagagagatagaaagacagagagagagaaaaatagacagacagagagatgtaaagatagagagatagaaaacagagataaaaagacatagagagactgatagacagattaatggataggtagatagatagatagatggatagatagatagatagatcaatagacagatagactgattgatagatacatatatggatgaaaaagTCAGATAGgaaagcaagaacaacaacaacaacaacaacaacaactaatcaCCCAGCTAATCacctgtggccttgaaaaacagtcacagtgagagagtaaagcatttctgaatacggcaAAAGGAGGAGGCCAGCTACTCACCAAACTTGCCGGCCTGCATTTGGGGGAACGTGACGTAACTCTGGCACGTCACCTTCTGCCCCTGACCCACACCCTGCACCTCAATCACATCCTCCAAGTTTTCCTGcaggatgagaaaaggaggaattaggttaagttagataaaTATTAGCAAGTGTTTATGTTCTATATAAAAGTTGCTTCCTAGGTGTTTTATCATGTTTGGTTCTATTGTAGTCCATTATCACACCCTCGTCCATTTCCCGGTGGTGACAATGATGGTAATGACAGTGGTGAAGGTACATGGCAGTACCTGGAGGGGGTTGGGCagggtcaccatcaccatcttgcCGTCACTTGCTTTCACCACCAGAGAGGAGCCAGACAGGTCAACCTGGTGAGGAGAAATAATGAGATTTGTCACCACCAAACTGTCTGGATTGAGAGGTAGTTACAagtgctggaagagagagaagtagagaggtGCAGTGGTGATGACAATAAATGAAGTGTTATATGGCAGTAAGGCATCTCAACTTTTTATCATGACTCAACAAGGAGCGAGgagcaggcttctctctctctctctctctctctctctctctctctctcttattctttaactctcctcctcattcctgtctctggcatactgcacacactccagcaccacatgttccaccgtctcctcctctcccatgtcacacatctggcacactttgctgtggGACTCAGACTCCTTgaattcacatccatacactgtgccctcgctaggaagagaagatcaccgcccccttgttaccacccattcacgctcattttgattcctaccagccattcttttcgcccacacaacttgcaatccattcctgtctgtcattctcatctCCCTTGTGTACGTATACAACGGGCGTCATAATGGAGCTGGACGAAATACCGCTTTTTTAATACAAATACCTAAATATTCACTAATTCACAATAATTTTGCACAATGTTCGTCGTGGCTGATGTTAATTCATGCATGGTGTATGTAAA is a window encoding:
- the LOC135111271 gene encoding uncharacterized protein LOC135111271, which codes for MKGRHRSCTFASILGRGGNWRTASVPEPAVDAFPAPKLNGQPAANLNFYQNSLDMAGQDNHRNTDMHAPDMDMKMEGQESHLMVSDSDASVQEGERQAETRKCPWEKPGVASVLQPFN